In Longimicrobiales bacterium, the DNA window GGGCGGCGCCGTAGTGAAGGGACGCGGGTATACCCGCACCGGCACCGCGCGCGGCACGGCGAATCCGCGCGGAGCGGACAGGAGCACGGCGGCACCGGCGCGCGCCACGAGCACCTCGAAGCCCGCGACGACGACGTCGAAGCCTGCGAGCAGCAGCGGCAGCTCGTCGAAGCCGACGCGCACGGCGAAGCCACGCGGCGGCGGCGGCAACTGACCGGCGTCAGCAGATGCAGGAGGGGGAGCGCAGACAGGCTGCGCTCCCCCTTTTTGCTGCGGATCGGCCGACTGCCTGTCTAGCGTCGAAAGAAGAAAACGCCGCCGCTCAGGTTGCCGGACAGCAGCTCGGGCAGACCGTCCCCATCCATGTCTGCGAAGACCGGCGCCGCGAGCGCCGGCAGCGGCAGCAGCATGCTGTCGTCCTGGACGAAGCGCGGCTCGGTACGGGTACCGTCATTCCTGAAGACGACGCCGCCACCCTCCTCGCGCCCGACCACCATGTCGTAATCCCCGTCCCCATCGATATCGACGAATGCGGGATGGCTGCGCCGGCCGACATCGATCGCATCGAACTCGTCCGACACCAGCTCGAACGCCGGGGCTGACGAAGTGCCGGTGTTGCGGTAGAAGTTCAGCGTGCCCGACGCTTCGCCCACGAACAGGTCCAGGTCGCCATCTCCGTCGATGTCGACCAGCGCGGGTGTGGAGTTGCTGCCGCGCGTGAGGCGCACGGTGCGTGTGCTGTCCTGCACCCACTGCGGCTCCTGCGGCGAGCCTGTATTCGAGAAGAAGAGCACGCCGTCGTTCCACGTGCCGAGCAGCAGCTCGAGCCGGCCGTCTCCCGTCAGGTCCGCGAGCGCGGGTGCATGGTGGTACGATGCCGCGAGGTCCAGCGTATCGGTGAGCTGCAATCGCGGAGCGACGGCCGAACCATCATTACGGAAGACATAGACGCGAGCGCGCTGGCTGGACGTGCGATCGATCTTGTTTCCGACGAGCATGTCCAGGTCGCCGTCCGCATCGATGTCCGCGACGGCGAGGGTGCTCTCACTGCCGACGTCGATGCCATCCAGGAACCGTGTCGTGCGGAGCTCGAGCCCGGCCGGGGTGCGCTCGTAGAAGTGGAAGTTGTCCGAGGCCGTGGTGTTCGGGTTGAACGCACCGCCAATGACACCAATGAAGAAATCGAGATCGCCATCACTGTCTATATCGGTCAGGACGGGCACGTTGTAACCGCTGGTCAGGATCGTCTCCCCGTCCGCGCGTCGGAGCGGCTCCGGCTCGCCGCGCAGGTTCGGGCTCGGGCAGGTGCCGTGGTTCTGGATGAACAGAACGCCGGCCTCGAAGAAGTCGCCCCAGAACAGGTCGAGGTCGCCATCCTCGTCCACGTCGGCGAAGTACATCGAGTTGGCGCCGTGTCGCATGCTGCCGAAGGCGGCGACGATCTCGATGCCCTCGAAGCGATTCGTGACGAAGCGGAACCGCGGAGCGGCACCGTTGGTCGATGGTGTCTCCTCGTAACGAGTGATGGTCCCGTCGACGCGGCCGAGGAACAGGTCCATGAGGCCGTTGCAGTCGAGATCGGCCGCGTTCGCGATGTTCTGGCGATCGGCGAATATGGGGTCTCCCGCAGCGTCACGCAGTGTGTCACCCACGACTTCGAATCGCGGCGCTGTGGCCGAGCCGGTGTTCTTGTAGAGCCGGATGTAGCTGTACGGTCGCTCCGCGATCATGTCGTGATCGCCGTCGCCGTCCATGTCGATGAAGCGGTACCACTCGCCGATGTCGATGTCACGGTACTTGTCGCTGCGCCACTCGTAACGGGCTGACGCGGGCGTGCCCGTGTTCTCGAAGTGCATCAGATCATTGGACCGCTCCTGGACGAAGAGATCCAGGTCGCCGTCGCCGTCAATGTCGACGAACTGCGGGCGCGGCACATCCAGGCCGCCGAGGAACGGGTGCGTGTACTGGCGTGCGTTCTCATCGAGAACGGTGATCGGGGCGACCTCGCGCCGCCAGCCGCCGTCGCCGGGCGGGGCAGACGACGGCGCTGGCGTATCTGCGGTCGGCGGTGCGGACGCGCACGCGCCGAGGATGGTGCAGAGGAGAACTGCGCGCTTCATCGTGCGGGTGTGCGGGTGCCGATGCCGCTGGCGTTGCGACCGACCTCTATGACGGAGACGATGTCACGTGTGGCGGTGTCGATCACGACGACCGTGCCGCGGCCCGGTGTCGCGGCGGCGGCATGCGCCTCGTGGCCGGCACTCATGTCGTGAGTCTGCCCTGTGTTGTTGTTGGAGATGTAGACGTAGCGGCCGTCAGGCGACACGGCGACGCCGTGTGGCTGCGCGAGGCCTTGCCCCGTGATGACTTTCGCAACGGTACGCGTGGACATGTCGATCACCGTCACCGTGTTCGCGGCCTTGTTGCCGAGATACACGTAGCGGCCGTCCGGCGTGAAGATCGGATCGAACGGCTGCGGCCCGACATCGATCTCGTCCGTCATGCGCGGTGCCATGGGAGAGGTGATGTCGAAGATGAAGACCTTGTGGCTCAGCTCCGCGGAGACCACCAGCGTGCGTCCGTCCGGCGACACGGCAAACTGCATCAGGGCGTGTGCGGGACCCGGCACGTCGACAAGCTCCACCTCTTCCTGCGCGGGGTCGACGGCCGCCATCTGGTTGACGGCCAGGCTGGCCGTGTACGCGATGCCGCTGCGCGGCTCGATCGCGAGTGCATGCGGCCGCGGGAAGAACACCGGCAGCTCGTTCAGCATCATGTCGGAGCGGCGCAGCACGCCGATACGCTGCGGCGGGTTGACCGCAGTCATCGACCGCCCGACGAGGAGCAGGTCCTCCGTGGGGTGCAGCGCCAGCATGCCGGGCGTCTCGAACGGGACCTGGCCGACCATGCGATCGCTGCTGTCGAGCTTCACGATACGGCCGTCACCGATCAGGGTGACATACCAGTACGAGCCGTCAGGCTCGACGGCCACATGATGAGGCTTGGCATTCGCCGAGAACCCCAGCTGTTGCAGGTCGACCGTACGAACCACGCGGTT includes these proteins:
- a CDS encoding VCBS repeat-containing protein, whose amino-acid sequence is MKRAVLLCTILGACASAPPTADTPAPSSAPPGDGGWRREVAPITVLDENARQYTHPFLGGLDVPRPQFVDIDGDGDLDLFVQERSNDLMHFENTGTPASARYEWRSDKYRDIDIGEWYRFIDMDGDGDHDMIAERPYSYIRLYKNTGSATAPRFEVVGDTLRDAAGDPIFADRQNIANAADLDCNGLMDLFLGRVDGTITRYEETPSTNGAAPRFRFVTNRFEGIEIVAAFGSMRHGANSMYFADVDEDGDLDLFWGDFFEAGVLFIQNHGTCPSPNLRGEPEPLRRADGETILTSGYNVPVLTDIDSDGDLDFFIGVIGGAFNPNTTASDNFHFYERTPAGLELRTTRFLDGIDVGSESTLAVADIDADGDLDMLVGNKIDRTSSQRARVYVFRNDGSAVAPRLQLTDTLDLAASYHHAPALADLTGDGRLELLLGTWNDGVLFFSNTGSPQEPQWVQDSTRTVRLTRGSNSTPALVDIDGDGDLDLFVGEASGTLNFYRNTGTSSAPAFELVSDEFDAIDVGRRSHPAFVDIDGDGDYDMVVGREEGGGVVFRNDGTRTEPRFVQDDSMLLPLPALAAPVFADMDGDGLPELLSGNLSGGVFFFRR
- a CDS encoding beta-propeller fold lactonase family protein — translated: MSIRLTRMIRALIAIVIAASTAAACAAPAAQSGAPADAVAAAGLLYVCNQDDATVSVIDMATNRVVRTVDLQQLGFSANAKPHHVAVEPDGSYWYVTLIGDGRIVKLDSSDRMVGQVPFETPGMLALHPTEDLLLVGRSMTAVNPPQRIGVLRRSDMMLNELPVFFPRPHALAIEPRSGIAYTASLAVNQMAAVDPAQEEVELVDVPGPAHALMQFAVSPDGRTLVVSAELSHKVFIFDITSPMAPRMTDEIDVGPQPFDPIFTPDGRYVYLGNKAANTVTVIDMSTRTVAKVITGQGLAQPHGVAVSPDGRYVYISNNNTGQTHDMSAGHEAHAAAATPGRGTVVVIDTATRDIVSVIEVGRNASGIGTRTPAR